One Sandaracinaceae bacterium genomic window, CCCACGGCAGAAGATAATTGGATCGAAGACCTGAGTGCCCGAGCCCGCGTGGTGCGAGCGAAACCGAAAGGCTGGCACTTGACCACTACTGAGCAGGTTGTTCGCCTCGAGCACGAAGCTCGAGAACCGGTCGTCCGGGGTACTAGAAGCGGACGGGTACGGCTTCGAGTAGCCAACGCTGTATACGGTTTCCCATCCGTTTGTCGCCGTCTGTCGCTGGACCTCGAGATCGCACGAACCATTGTTTCCCCACAGGACGGAAAACGTGAAATGGCAATGCGTTGTGGACGACCCGAAGGGGGCACCCCCACCTGGGTGAAGGAGGAAGCCATCGTCAGCTATAGGCTGCCACCAACAGTCGCTGGCGCCACCGCGTGATCCCTCCTTCATTTCCCAATTTGATGCGACCATCCTTCCGGGCTCACAGAGGTCAATGCAACCGTCGCAGTCCAGCCCCCTGTCGATTCCCTCCATCCCATTGTTGAAGGACTCTATCTCGCACGGGACGCATAGCGGATCGAACTCGCCGGCCGCAGCCGTGAGGGAGTACATGTGGTACTGCACGCCAACACGAGCGGACTCGTAGCTGCGGTTCACTCCACCGATCGAGCTCATCAAGCTCCCGGTGTCGGAGTGCTCCCACACGGCCTTCGTAAAAGTGGCTCGTGCCGTGAGCTCGTCGAACCCCGAAGCCGGAGCGAACTCCCGTGTCCAGAGACCGGACGCAAAGGTGCCGACGGTCTGCGGTCCATAGGCTATGCTTGGAGACGTCGACTCGAGTGAGGAAGCGGCGGAAACCATGCGCGCAATTGCCCGCAGTTGGTCGGTCGCGGCCTCCTTGATGATTTCATCGGCGTTGGGGTCACACTCGATGTAGAAGTTGGTGCATCCCGACGGAAGCTCGACGGCAGCGGCAAGCGTCGGCGACAGGCCATGAGCGGCGTGCTCGTCGAGCGTTCCGGACGCAGTGTAGAGGATGTTCCTTGCAGAATCACGAAAGTAGGGAAACGGTCCGCCCGGCGAGACAGTGTCCACGTGCACGTTCGAGTGAGTGTCGCCGAAGAACTGCCGTGTTAGGGCATGGTCGGCCGAGATGCAGTTAAAATCGGCCATGGTGAGGCCGCAGCGGGGTCCGATGCTATCGGTACCAGGTTTGTATCCGGCGGGATGGATCAGCAGGTTGCCATATGCGTGATAGTCCAGGACGGCGATCGGTTCCTGCGAGTGACCGGAGAGCGTGCCGGCGATGAGAGACTCGATCGCCTGTGTCTCCCATTCCGAGCCAGCGCTCCATCCCGGATGCGTCGTATCAGCTGCGCACCGGACGGGTGTATCGGCCAACTCGCCGTGCAGTGCAGTGTGGTTCCTGTTGAGATCCACTCCGTGATCGCAGTCGACTGTATCGCGGTTGCCGCGCCACGATCTGAATCCATTGCGCGTGTGATCATAGCCATCCGGGTTCGCTACCGGGACGATCACGAGCGAAGCCATGTTGAGGTCGTCTCTTAGGCCAGTGAAGTCTTGACCATTCACGTAGCCGGTGGCGACGACATCTAGTAGGTAACGGGACAGCTGAAGCGCGGTAGCCATGGCCATCCATTCCCTCGCATGCTGGGTTGCGATGACGTAGATGGTGGGAGGTTTCTCAATGGGCTCGTAGGGACCGAACTGAATGGCGCGAATCGTGTTGGGACTTCCGTTCAAGTACGTCCGTCCTATCCCATACGTCTCGATGGCCGAGTGTTCCGCGGCGATCTGGTCCAATTCTTCGGCGATCATCGCGTACGACTTGAAGGTGTCGTCCGTGACCAGGCTGCAGGAGGTCTCGACGAAGCACGAGGAACGGAGTCCGGCGGTTGTGGCGCCGACGCTGGCCCTCGTTCCAGATCCGACCGAGTCCAGCGGTTCCAAGCCAAACTCGCGCATCATCTCGGCATGCCGCTCCGTGGTGTAGATCCTAATGCGTTCGCCGCCAGGTCCAACGGAGTAGGGCCCTTCGTAGACGATCTCCAGAGTTCCCAGAGCTCTCAGATCAGCCCGAGGTGTCACTCGGAACTCCCTGGATGCGGCCACTGTGTCGTCGAGATCCTCCGGCTCGCGCTCCTCCCTCGATGCCGGCTGTTCACAGCCGATCAGGACGGTCAGAATGGAGAACAGGAAGAGGGCGGCAGGGGAATGGTGAGCGTGAGGGTGCATGTGACTTGCTCAAGATGCTGTGGACGAACCAAGTGTCGACCCCCTGCACCCGGGGCGTCAACTCTAGCGTGGTGTCCGCTCGGGCCCGCGCCCCAGGCCGGCTCGTTGCGATCGACCTCACGAGTCCGCGCCCCAGGCCAGCTCATGGCGGTCGACCTCACGCAAGGAACAAGACCCGAACCGCGGCATCCGACTGCCATGAGCGGTGCCGGTTTGCACTCCCAAGGGACCGCCTGATTCTCAACCAGATGGGACCGGGGTCGGTCCCATGACGCTGAGCGGCGAGTGCCCGCCTGACGGCTCACCGTCACCCTCGGAGGCGCATCGCCCGACGTCCCGGAGGGGCATCGCCCCGGACCCGCGGCTGTCGTGCACGGAAGATTGTCCACGTCGCCGGAACGCACCGTCCGGCTCCACCGAGCGTCGGGCCGCAGACCCCGCGGGTGGCGCCTTCGGGAAGCTCGGCTCGGGAGAGGTGCCGGCGGCCGCTCTTGTCCGAGTGGATCGATATCCGCTCCCCGGTCCCGTCCCCCACGCCCGCCCGGCTTGCGGTAGAGTCCGCGCATGGCTGGTGACCAGACCGTCGAGCTCGACGCCGTTTACCTCCCCGTGAAGTCGGTGGAGGACGTCGAGGACGCTCTCGAAGGATATGCGCGCGTGCAGGGCAAGGCCGCCGCGGGGCCCTCGGGGCCGCTCGTGCGCGGCGAGGGGTTCGAGGTGGACTGCGCGGAGCTGGAGGCGTGGCCGGACGACGTGCTCGGAGAGGTCGTCACGGTGCGCGGGCGGCTCGTCCGGGAGGGCGGGGCGCTGAAGCTCGAGCGGCCGCTCTACGAGGTCGGCGAGTAGCTGCGGCTCAGACGTAGAGCTCGGGCTCGCGGTAGGCGGCGAAGGTCTGCAACAGATCGGCGTCGCTGGCGTCGAGGCGCTCGAGCTGGAGGCCGAGGCCGGGGCGGCCGGTGCGCTCGGCGCGGCTCCAGGTGACGGTGGCGCGGGCGGTGAGCTGGACGCCGCCCGGGAGGCAGAGCTGGGCCTCCACCGGAGTGCCGACGGCGAGCTCGCGGTAGGTGGCGACGAAGACGCCCTGGACGCGGCCGTCGAGGTCGGCGACGAGGTTGGACTCGCTGTAGGGCGCGAGGGCGACCTCGAGGTAGGCCTCCGCGGGGGCCTGGCGGCAGGGCTGGCTGTGACGCTCGAGGCGCTCGGGCTCGACGAGGGGCACGCGCAGGCCGAGGGGGCGCGCGTCGATGACGGTGCGGTCGTCGTCCTCGTCCAGCGCGCGCCGCTCGAGGAGCACGTTCCAGGTGCCGGCGGTGGGCGGGGTGAGGATGGAGGCGAAGGCGGTGTGCTGCTGCGTCGTCATGTGGCGGCCCCATTACAAGGGGCGTGCCAGCGGCTGGCGCGCAGGAAGATGGGCCGGGCGGCGTAACGATCGAGGGCCGGAGCGTAACAGCGGGGGGTCCGAGGTTACGGTCGACGCGTAACGGACGGCAGGCGGGCGTCACCCACGCAGCGTCGGGGCTCCGTCCGCAAGTCCTGCGCTTCCGTTTGGGCTGGAACGCCGGAGGTGGGGGCTGGCATGGGGCGTGGTACCTGCCCGCGGGTGGGGATCTCTCCAAAACCCGCGCCCGATACGCGCCCCGAGTCTCCGAAGGCCCTCGGCACGACGCCTCACCCGACGCAGCCCCGCAACACGGGACCGGTGCTGCTGGATCCGGGGGCGGTGATCGGGGGGAAGTACGAGATCGAGCGGGTGCTGGGCATCGGCGGGCACGGGGTGGTCTACGCGGCGCGGGACCTCGAGGAGAGCTTCGACGTGGCCATCAAGCTGCTGTCGCACCCGACGGGGCGGATCCCCGCCGCGATCTCGAGGCTGCGGCTGGAGCGGGAGGCGGAGATCCTGCAGAAGATCGCGCACCCGAACGTGGTGCACGTGCACGCGATCGGGTGGCTCGACGAGGACCGGCCGTTCCTTGTGATGGAGCGGCTTCACGGCCGGAGCGTGCACGACGATCTGGTGGAGCACGGGGTGATGGATCCGCCCGAGGCGTTCGCGCTGGTGCAGCCGGTGATGGACGCGCTCTCGCTCGCCCACGCGCACGGGATCGTGCACCGGGATCTGAAGCCGGCGAACCTGTTCCTGGAGGAGGACGGGACGGCGAAGCTGCTCGACTTCGGGGTCAGCACGGTCGAGGCGCGCGACGACCGGCTGACGCACCCGGGCGACGTGCTCGGGACGCCGGCGTATCTGGCGCCGGAGCAGCTGACCCCGCACGTGGGCATCGATGGGCGCACGGACGTCTACGGGATGGGCGTGACGCTCTACGAGATGATCACGGGGCGGCTGCCGTTCGAGGAGAGCGCGGCGCTCCTGTTCGAGTCGATCCTGTTCGACCCGCCGGTGCCGCCGAGCGTCTACCGGCCGGGGCTCGGCGCCGACATCGACGCCATCCTGCTGCGCGCGATGAGCAAATCCCCCGAGCGGCGCTTCGAGACGATGAAGACGTTCTCGGACGCGCTCGAGGCGAGCACGTTCACGGAGGAGCGGCCGCGCAAGTCCGACATCCGCGCGCTCGGGGCCGGGGAGCGAGAGCGCCGAAGGGTCCGGGCCGCGACGGGCGCGACGCACTCGTCGGACTGAGCCGGCCGGGAATTAAAAAGCGGCGGCCTCGGTGCGTTGGGGGGGGGTTGCACCGAGGCCGCCAGAAATTGACATGGCGCGGCGGGTCTAGGGGGGGGAGGGGCGACCCGCTTGGTCGCCATGTCGTTCAGACACTAGAGCGAGATGCGTGCCACGCGTCCTGGCTCACGGATCGGGCCTTTTTGGGGTGTCCGCGCCCCGGCTCTCGCGAAGTTGAAAGGCGCGGAATTCAGATCCGAAAAACGCAGAGATTCCGGGACGTGGCGAGGTGCCTCAGGTCGAGACACTCGTGCTCGCACGGCCTGGACGACCAGCCCCTTGGCGCCTTTGCGTCTTTGCGCGAGCTCACCCGAAGAAGGTGCAGCAGCCGGTCAGGCAGAAGAAGCCCTCGGGGCACGGCTCGGTGCCGGGCACGCCGCAGGCCTGGCGGCCGTCGTCGCACACGGGGGGAGGCGGGGCGCCGCCGTCGGGCCGCATGCCGCCGTCGGGCAGGGTGGTGCCGCCGTCGGAGGGGAAGCAGCTGGGGGGCAGCTCGGTGCGGCCCAGGCAGAGCTCGCACTCCTCGCAGGTGTTGAGGCAGTTGCCGACGGGGGTGCAGGGGTGGCAGCGCGCGTCGTCCTCGACCGCGTCGAGGGTGCAGCTGGGGGTGCCCGACTCGTCGACGCTGCCGATGAAGACCCAGCGGTCGCCGCCCGCGGGCAGGTTGCAGCAGCCGAAGCAGTCGCAGCCGTTCGGCACGAGGGGGCTGCAGATCTCGGCGCAGGCGGGCGCCTGCTCGGCCGGGCAGTTCGCGGCCGGCGGCGGCGGGTCCCGGAAGGCGCACTCGGGATCGGGCTCGAGGGGATCGCAGCGGTGATCCCAGTTGCACTGGTCGTTGCCGGAGCCCTGGTCCTGGTCGAAGTAGCAGTCGAGGCGGCAGGGCGCGGAGTCGCCGCCCGGGATGTTCAGGAAGAGGCCGCCCTCGTTGTTGTCGCAGGGGCCGAGGCAGTCCGGGTCCTCGTCGTCGGCGAGGCCGTCGCCGTCGTTGTCCATGGTGTCGCCGCACTGGTAGAGGTGGCCCTGGCAGGTGATGGGGCCCCCGCCGACGACGCGGCCGTCGGGCAAGATCACCGAGCCGTCGCCCGGGGTGACGCTCCCGTCGTCGCCGCCGAGGCCCGCGTCCATGCCGCCGCCGCCGCCGTCGGCTCCGCCGCCTCCGTCGAGGCCGGAGACGTCGCCGTCCGTCGGGGTGCCCTCCCCGTCCCCACAGGCGACCAGGAGCGAGCAAACCAGGGCTGTCGACAGCGCGGTGCGAACGATCATGCGCGTACCTCCGACCCTGTCTACGAGTCGGGACCGCGGTCGGAGACACCAGGGACCTCGAAGACCGCGTTCTCACCGCCGAATCCGTCGTCGACGTAGCGGCGCGCGCCGGGCGGGCGGGTCGGCGCGCCGTCGACGAGGAGGTGGTAGCGGTGGGCGCCCGGGCTCACCGCGAAGGTGCCCTCGAAGGCGCCGTCGGGTCCGCGGGTCAGCGCGCCGCGGCGCGCGTCCCAGTCGTTGAAGTCGCCGATCACCGAGACCTCGCGGGCGTCGATGGCGAAGCGGAAGCGCGCCGCGCCGTCGCGCACGGTCACGGGGCCGTCGTCGGGAGGCGGCTCGGGCGGCTCGGGGGGCGGCTCGGCGACGTCGAAGGCGAGCCGCAGGCCGAGCGCGATCTCGAAGCGGTCGTAGGCCAGGGCCTGCGGCTTGCCGCTCGCGTGGCCGAGCTCGATCGCGAGCCAGGGGCCGAGCCAGGGCAGGGGCTGGCCCCAGACCGCGAGCCGCAGCTCGTGCTCGCCGCCGGTGCGCGAGGCGGTCTCGAACTCGCGCTGCACGAACTGGTAGGCCAGCTCGCCGCCCACCCACTCGGTGCGCAGCCGGACCGAGGCGTAGGGCACCATGTCCGTGCGCGTGGCCTGGTTGTCGTCGCTCTCGCGGCGCCAGACCTCGAGGCCGATGGCGGCGTCGAGGTGCGCGTGTCGCCACAGCACGGCGAGCGCGCCGCCCCCCAGCGCGTCGGTCTGGCCGACGTCGAAGAGCCGGGCGCCGCCGAAGCCGTCGAGGTCGATGGCGAAGCCCTCCGGCAAGAGGAGGCGGGCGCCGCAGCGGCCGAGGGCGGACCACGCATCGTCGGCCCCGAAGCCCGAGTCGAGCCGGCCGCCTTCGGCCCGGCAGCGCGGGGAGATGGGGTCGAGGTCGAGGGCGGCGCTGACGGCGAGGCGCTCCGCGAAGAGAGCGCGCCCGGACTCGTAGACGCGGCCGTCGAGGTCGAAGCGCGCGCCGAGGCGGAGGCGCTCGAGCGGGAGCTGGCCCTCGAGCGCGCCGGCGGCGCGGAACACGCCCTCCCCCGCGCTCTCGCCGGGCCTCGGGGGACCACCCGGCGAGCGGCCCTGCGGGAGGCGGCGGTTGCCGCTCGGCGCGGCCAGCGCGGGGTTGGAGTCCCAGCCGCCGCCGAGGCGCAGCTCACCCGCCAGGCGCTGCGCGTGAGCGACCGGGGCCGAGGCGCACAGCCACGCGAGGAGGCTAATCCACGCGAAGGATCGCGTTCCGATGGCCGAACCCATCCTCGCGGTAGTTCGTCGCGTAGGGGTCGCTGACCCAGCGCTCTCCGTCCACCACGAACATGTAAGCATAGGAGCCGCTGGGCACGCGCAGGGCGCCCACGAAGACGCCGTCCCCTTCGGGATCCTCGAGCACCGCGTCGTCGGTCCGCCAGCCGTTGAAGTCGCCGGCCACGGCCACGGTGCGCGCGCCCTCGGCCGGCAAGACGAAGCGGACCAGGGCCTCGCCGGTCTCGGGCTGCGGCTCCGCGGCTGTCTCGGGGGCCGCGACCGGGGTCGAGGACCGCGGCGCGAGCGCGAAGAGGGCGACGGTGATCACCGCGCCGAGCCCCACCCAGAGCGCGGGGTGCAGCCTGGGCCGCGCGAGCCTGGACCGCGCGCGGCGCCAGAAGGGAGCGGGGGCCGCGTCGACCTCGGCGCGATGGCGCACCGCGCGGAGGACCGCGCCGTCGACGAGGTCGTCCGGGACCTCGGGGGACTCGAACGATCGCAACGCCTCCTGCACCTCGAGAGCGGCCCGGAGCTCGGCCGCGAGGGCCGGATCCCGCTCCGCGTCCGCGCGCAGCGCCGCGGCCTGCACCACGTCGAGCTCCCCGTCGACGAGCCGACGCACGCGCTCGGCCGGGCTCACGGCGCCTCCTCGAGGGCCGCCCGCAGCCGCTTGCGCGCGCGCACCACCCGGATCTTCAGGGCGGTGATCGGGGTGCCGGTGATCGCCCTCATGTCGCGGTAGGAGAGGCCCTGCAGGTCCTTGAGCACGAGCGCCTCGCGGTAGGAGGGGCGCAGCTCGGCCAGCGCGGTGTGCAGCCACTCCGCGCGCCGACCGCGCTCGAGCTCCTCCTCCGGGTCGGGCCGCTCGTCGGCGCGCTCGAGCACGGGGTCGTCGCCGGCGGCCCGCTCGCGCCGCTTGGCGCTCTTGAGGAAGTCCCGGCAGCCGTTGAGCGCGATGCGGTGGAGCCACGTGGTGAGGCGGTGGTTCCCGTCGTAGCGGGCGAGGCTCACGTAGGCCTTGGCGAAGCTGTCCTGCACGACGTCGCGCGCGTCCTCGGGGTGGCCGAGCAGGCGGACGGCCATGAGGTAGAGGGGCCGGTGGTGGGCCTCGACGATGCGCCGGAAGGCGCGCGCGTCGCCGTCGAGCGCGTCCCGCACCCAGCGGCGCTCGTCATGCGCTGCCGCGTGCGCCGCGTCGGGCGCCGCCGGCCGAACACTATCGAGGGCCGCCGCCACGTCTCCCATGGTCGCCGCGACCGCCCGGCGCGTCAACGCCTCGGCCGCCGCGCGCACCCGCCCCCACACGGCCGCCCACGCCGCGGCCCAGCCCTCGGAGCGCTCGGTCCCTCCCCCCCGGCGCGTCGTCGCGGATGCCGCGCGCGCGTCGCGCGAGCTCGGCCACCGCCTGTCCCCCACCCCTCCGGTGCGCTTCGGCCACCGACTCCACCGCCGCGGCGCCGGAGAAGCCACGCTCCCCCAGCTCCGCCACCGTCACGAGCGCCCGACGCGCCGCGGCCGCGTCGCCCCCCCGGGTGCGCACGTGACGGATCAACCTCTCCACCCCCTCGGCCGGCGCGCCCGCGCTGAGCGCGTCGACCGAGGCCCGCAGGAGCCGCCGCCGCGCGGCGCCGCGCAGCCGGAAGCTGCGGATCATGGCGTCGCTGGTGCGCATCCGGCCGAGCACGACCTCGACCGCGCCCGCGATCCGCGGGGCGGGCACGCCCTTGGACAGGCCCTCGGCGATCTTGTCGCGCAGCCACTCCATGGGCAACTGTTCTTGACGGGCCGCCTCGAGCGCGGCGTCGAGCCGCGGCCTGACGCTCGCCAGCCGCGCGTCCGCCTCGACCTGCCCGGACGCCTGCCCGGAGGCCTGCGCGGACGCCGCCGCGGGTCCGGCGAGGACGAGCGCGATCACGGCGAGACAGCGAGCGAGGCGGGGCACTGCAAACGTCCTACGAGGGAGGGGCCGCAACGGATACCCCTCCCCGCCTGGCGTATCTTAGCGGGGCCCCGCCTCGTACACCCGGCCAGGAGGTCCGGATGCATCGATTGGCTTGGCTCGGAATGATCTGCCTGGGGCTGACGGCGTGCGGCGGGGACGCGGCCTGCGTCGTCGGCGCGGCGGAGGGCTGCGGCGACGGGCTCACCTGCGAGTCCATCCAGGGCGGCGAGCCGCGCTGCGTGGAGCCGGTGATCGTGCGCGGGCGCGTGTTCGACGCGCTCGACGACGCGGCCATCGAGGGCGCGCGGATCGTGGCCCGGGACGCCAACGGCGGGGCGCGCTCCGGCGTCACGTTCAGCGGGCCGGACGGAGAGTACGCGCTGCCCATCTCGGTGCCGCGCGACGCGGAGGGGGATCCCCTCGACGAGGCCGTCACCCTGCGCGTGGACGCGAGCGGCTACCAGTCGTTCCCGAGCCCGCCGCGGCAGGCGGTCCCCCTCGACCTCGTCACCGCGACCCTCGTGGAGAGCGAATGGGTCGTCGAGAACGCTGCGACGGACGTGGCGCTGATCCCGCGCGAGGCCAGCGGTGGGACCATCTCGGGCACCGTCGAGCACCCCGACCCGGGCGGCATGCTCGTCGTGGCCGAGCAAGGCGGCGCGGCCGTCGCCACCTCGATCACCGGGACCGGCGGCTCCTTCGTGCTCTACGACGTGCCCGCGGGCGCGACGGACGTGCGCGCGTACCGCGCCGGCCTCTTCGCGGGGCCGGTCAGCGTGGACGCGACGGGCGACGTCGACGGCGTGGTCCTGACCGCGAGCGGCGAGGGCCTCGCCACGGTCGGCGGCTCGGTCAACATCGTCAACGCGCCTGGCGGGCTGAGCACGAGCGTGATCCTCGTGGTCGCCTCCACCTTCGACGAGGTCACGGCGCGGGGCGAGACCCCGACCGGCCTGCGCGCGGCGCCGGTCGACGGCCCGTTCACGATCGAGGGTGTGCCGCCGGGCCGCTACGCGGTGCTCGCCGCGTTCGAGAACGACCAGCTGGTCCGCGACCCCGACGAGGGCATCGCGGGCACGGCCATCGTGTTCGTCGACGTGGCGGGCGCGGACGTCGACATCAGCGAGTCGTTCAAGGTGACCGAGGCGCTCGAGGTGATCTCGCCCGGGGCCAGCGGCCTCGAGATCGTCACCTCGCCCCCCGAGCTCGTCTTCGCGCAGGACAGCTCCGAGGACGGCTACGAGCTGCGGCTCTACGACGCGCTCGGCAACCTCGTGCACGAGGACACGATGCTCCCGCCCGGCTCCGGGAGCATGCCCATCCGCTACCCGCTCGAGGGCGTGGTGACGCTCGAGCCGGGCATGATCTACCAGTTCCGGGCCTGGAGCTTCGGGCGCGGCTCGCTGATCAGCGCGACCGAGGATCTCCGCGGCGTGTTCCAGTACGAGCCCTGAGCGATCAGGGGCAGTCGAAGACGGCGTCGATCGCGTCGACGGCGGCCGCCGCGTCGGCGTCGCTCGGCGCGTCGCTCGCGAAGGCCGCGCGCAGGGTGGCGGCCGCGTCGGGGTCGCGCGCGGTGGCCTCGCGGTCGAGCGCCCGGCCCAGCGTGCGCGCGAGCTCCCAGTGGTAGAGCAGCTCCGCGTCGGTGGCCTCGCAGGCCT contains:
- a CDS encoding serine/threonine-protein kinase translates to MGRGTCPRVGISPKPAPDTRPESPKALGTTPHPTQPRNTGPVLLDPGAVIGGKYEIERVLGIGGHGVVYAARDLEESFDVAIKLLSHPTGRIPAAISRLRLEREAEILQKIAHPNVVHVHAIGWLDEDRPFLVMERLHGRSVHDDLVEHGVMDPPEAFALVQPVMDALSLAHAHGIVHRDLKPANLFLEEDGTAKLLDFGVSTVEARDDRLTHPGDVLGTPAYLAPEQLTPHVGIDGRTDVYGMGVTLYEMITGRLPFEESAALLFESILFDPPVPPSVYRPGLGADIDAILLRAMSKSPERRFETMKTFSDALEASTFTEERPRKSDIRALGAGERERRRVRAATGATHSSD
- a CDS encoding glycogen-binding domain-containing protein; amino-acid sequence: MSPAERVRRLVDGELDVVQAAALRADAERDPALAAELRAALEVQEALRSFESPEVPDDLVDGAVLRAVRHRAEVDAAPAPFWRRARSRLARPRLHPALWVGLGAVITVALFALAPRSSTPVAAPETAAEPQPETGEALVRFVLPAEGARTVAVAGDFNGWRTDDAVLEDPEGDGVFVGALRVPSGSYAYMFVVDGERWVSDPYATNYREDGFGHRNAILRVD
- a CDS encoding PilZ domain-containing protein, with the protein product MTTQQHTAFASILTPPTAGTWNVLLERRALDEDDDRTVIDARPLGLRVPLVEPERLERHSQPCRQAPAEAYLEVALAPYSESNLVADLDGRVQGVFVATYRELAVGTPVEAQLCLPGGVQLTARATVTWSRAERTGRPGLGLQLERLDASDADLLQTFAAYREPELYV
- a CDS encoding M14 family zinc carboxypeptidase, encoding MHPHAHHSPAALFLFSILTVLIGCEQPASREEREPEDLDDTVAASREFRVTPRADLRALGTLEIVYEGPYSVGPGGERIRIYTTERHAEMMREFGLEPLDSVGSGTRASVGATTAGLRSSCFVETSCSLVTDDTFKSYAMIAEELDQIAAEHSAIETYGIGRTYLNGSPNTIRAIQFGPYEPIEKPPTIYVIATQHAREWMAMATALQLSRYLLDVVATGYVNGQDFTGLRDDLNMASLVIVPVANPDGYDHTRNGFRSWRGNRDTVDCDHGVDLNRNHTALHGELADTPVRCAADTTHPGWSAGSEWETQAIESLIAGTLSGHSQEPIAVLDYHAYGNLLIHPAGYKPGTDSIGPRCGLTMADFNCISADHALTRQFFGDTHSNVHVDTVSPGGPFPYFRDSARNILYTASGTLDEHAAHGLSPTLAAAVELPSGCTNFYIECDPNADEIIKEAATDQLRAIARMVSAASSLESTSPSIAYGPQTVGTFASGLWTREFAPASGFDELTARATFTKAVWEHSDTGSLMSSIGGVNRSYESARVGVQYHMYSLTAAAGEFDPLCVPCEIESFNNGMEGIDRGLDCDGCIDLCEPGRMVASNWEMKEGSRGGASDCWWQPIADDGFLLHPGGGAPFGSSTTHCHFTFSVLWGNNGSCDLEVQRQTATNGWETVYSVGYSKPYPSASSTPDDRFSSFVLEANNLLSSGQVPAFRFRSHHAGSGTQVFDPIIFCRGGGLP
- a CDS encoding sigma-70 family RNA polymerase sigma factor; its protein translation is MAAALDSVRPAAPDAAHAAAHDERRWVRDALDGDARAFRRIVEAHHRPLYLMAVRLLGHPEDARDVVQDSFAKAYVSLARYDGNHRLTTWLHRIALNGCRDFLKSAKRRERAAGDDPVLERADERPDPEEELERGRRAEWLHTALAELRPSYREALVLKDLQGLSYRDMRAITGTPITALKIRVVRARKRLRAALEEAP